In the Hermetia illucens chromosome 1, iHerIll2.2.curated.20191125, whole genome shotgun sequence genome, TCTTTTGCCACTGTTTTATGGTGATAGTCTAGAGAAATTTGAGGCGAGTATTCAGGACGTACAACACCAGCGAGCGTAGCGTTAGGAACATCTCCTAAATCAGCAAAAGGGTTTGTAGATTGGTTTCTTACCTGTCAGGAGAGAAAATAAAGTATTAAGCCTATTCATATGGACTCAGTCCTTACAGTTTCTGGTTTGCCATGAATCCAAAGTGTTATAGGCACGGCATCGACAAATGGGATGGTCTTGCCCTGTCCTAATGATTTCGCACCCAAAAACTCAATCCACACAGGATCTAATTTCATGCACCACACGTCCCTCGGTTCCGCCCACATAGCATATCGTGAAAAACTGCTTATTGTAAGATCATCTTGTGACATTGGCGTAACATCGCTCGCTGCAAAAGTGTGATATATGTACCGGCAGTAGAATATCATTTGATAACATAATATTTTGAATGCTTGTAAAATAGGTGgagaaaaaacaataaaatacgcTGTATTTTCAGCAGAGAACCCACCTGCGACATGTGAAAGAATTCGATCAGTCACAATACACATATCACCACATGCACTCGGAAAGCCCGAACCAAACACTAAACTTCCTTCTTGCAAAGACTGCAATGCCTGCGCCAAATCAGCTCTTGAAGAGCCCATTTCACGAATATTCGTCGTCGTAAaacgagaaatttgaatttgcatTGTCCTCGGCCTATCGCGTTGATTTGAAACGTCCACAGAACTTTCGATAATAATTCGCGGCATAATAGCTTCCACCTTAACATCCATATACAGCAGACTCGGTTCTTCCGAAACTGATGACGACGAagctaatgatgatgattttgatggAACAGCTGAATTTGTTTTCGTTACAACGCTTGTACGGAGAAGACTTTCATGTAAGTTCAAAGCAAAGGAGTTGAACCATATAACGCTGCTAAGATCGAAATTTATTTGCACTGGATTCGCATAAACGAATACTTTGGACGGAGGTACTGTAATATAAGAAGAATATTTAGAGAGAATTCGACCTTCCCATGTAAACTTacgaggaaaaataaaatctccTGGGTAATAAAAATAAGTGAATTCTGCATGAATAATCGGCATTTCGGGAGGAAATGAATATCGATCTTTGTCGCCTGTAACAGAAGAGAAATGATAAACAGAAGATTTTTTTATTGGTGTTTCTTCCTTCCTACAGGAAAAATTGTTGTAAAtaacaattaattttatttgacaaATAGTAAGGATCTTTCCCAATTTTCATGCACATCtcaaaaaattaactttctCCATGCTCCATTGAAATTAACATCATCTTGGAAGAAATTAAGACAAATATGTACTTTGGAAATATCACACTAGGTCATGTAACAACTACGGTTATGTATGTAATCATATTAACAtatacaataaaaattaaaacataACGCCAGCAAAACGAAAGAACTAACTGCAAGCACAGAACGTTATGATAGCTAAAAGCTGAACGGAGCCCATATTTAACTACCAAAGCAACATAAATCGATAGCGTACATTCGAAAGTTTGCTTTAAAAAGACATCTCCAGTTTAGTATAAGATCGATGTGATGCATCAAAAATTATCACAGTTTAAACTACAGACTCAACACCGTATGATAAAGACTTTAGACTTTGTTACTCAGAAGCAATACGCTCGTTTCTCGAAAGTGCATGGGTTAAACTGAAATATTATAATTGGAGTCGCCCCGAAAACTATTGGATACTTCTATGATTCCATCGAATTTCTCTCATTGACATTCGCTCCTTACTGTAAAGCTACATCTAGTGTGCCTGTCGTGCGTTTACTGATTGTGCGAGTAATTGAATTAAACTAACAAAATACTCAACAGTAGTTCAAAGCTTTATAAAACCCCTAAAGCGATCGAAAGCAACTGTATTATATCTTATTAGCAATACCTGATTTACTTTTCCTTTTCtgttttgctatattttttccaaaacaaacaaaatatcataTAGTCATATAGCATGCCCTATACTAATCACCAACTCACCTGCTATAAATTCCTTTGGCATTTGCTTTTTCCCTGAGGTAGTCACTCTGTACAAAGTAAAATCTTCAATTCGCAAAACGGCGCAAGCACTCatcaatttcgccaaatttgCTAGCACATTTTTATTGGCATTGGAAGCTGATGAAGAAACACCATTGGATGGAGTAGATGCGCCCGACTGCGATGCTTGACTTTGCAGCAATTGCGAAGGGGACAGAGGTTGCTGAGGAGAAAGAGGTGTTGTTCGTTCCAGTGGTGCGTGTGACGAAGGACGATTCGGTTGACATAAGTTAAGGACAGCTTCGCGGAATACATTTAACGATTGTTCCAACCAAAGCGCTGGAGGCACAGTCGCTTCTTTATATCtaagaatataatattttcatagAATTGCAATTTATatctaattttcattttctcttaCTTCGCCCAATGTGTTCGATCAGACTTCGCCAAATGATATGGATAGTAATCCACTTGGAATCCTTGAACAGATATTTGCAATGCTCCACCATCAGCCAGTTCAGGGTAGCATGAACGCCCTTCTACGAATATTTCCAAGAATGCACAATATGCATGAACATCAACAGAACATAACATACCTCCTTCATCGTCACATAAATGTAGATCGATTCGCTGACTGAAAAAATGGTAGGATGTTTCGTGAACGTCAAATGTGTTGAACATTTTTTGTGATGAGGAGACAGCCGTTTGATGTGACTGCCGATGTTGTTGAGCTATTTGTGCCTGATATTCTGGAAGAGTCTGAAGAGAAAATTTAAAATCACTTTAACTGTGTTGAATGTCCGACTAGTCAGGAGTATAACTTCACCTCTAACTTTTTCTGAGCTTTCGTCTTCTGAGAGACATGAGTTGATGTTTTGATTAAGTCATAGAGAGAATCCACGAAGTGTAAAGCTGCCTTTAGTTGTGAATCCGTCAACACCCATAGCAGATCATCCAGAATTAATACTAGTCGTGACGCTAAAACACTGCAATCTAGAATATGACATTAGCATGGTGAACTAACTACAGTACTGTTGGCTTACCGGACAACTTTTTCCTTATCGTAATTCTACATCGGGCTTGATTGGTTAACAGTCTTAAAGGAGTTAGTGAAGTATCCTGTGTGGAACTTGCTTCAATACGAACAGTTTGCCAGGAAAGCTCTTTGAATATCAAAATTAATCCGCGTTGCGCATCTTTTAAACGAGTCATTCGTAAATCTCCGTTCATCCATTTTGGCGTTTTTGACTCAACACGAATACGAGACATctagaaaattgaaattcgatACTTCCTTCTCTAACAGAGTAATTTCGAAATCATTCACCTGAATCGAAGCTGTAAATGCAGGACTTTTAAATTTAACGTTCACCGTATTCACTACTACTGTGATTCCATCAATGACTTTATGTATGAAACTATATTTTCCTTGTGGCACACTTAGTCCTTGCAACCCAGCAACTCCAGGCGTTTCAACCCGTGCTCTTTCACATGTTTCTACTGTTATATTAACTTCGTCTAGAAGCTTTAAACATTTGTATTATTCACGGTAATTATGAACTCCAAAATAACTGTTCCTTGAATTTCAGTACTCACCAAAGTAATCGGAACACTTTTCAGCTTGGTCCAACTGATTCGGAACGAAACATGATTGCACCAAGCTGACGTTAATCGAAGCCATGACGGAAGTTCTAGTAATTCAGTCAGTACATTTTCATCTAATTGCAAATTGGACAGGTCGCCCTCTCCACGGAACGTACTTAGGTTTATTTTGTCGGGCGATAAGTTTTTTGTATAACTGgggatgaaaaaaattaaaccctgAATCTATTTGCCGTAAGAATACAGAATTTATTGGATTTTCATTAGTATTTAGCATAGTTAGCATGAATCCCTTTTAAGCCGCAAATAATTTCAAAGTACCACCcctgaatatacatatatattctcAAACTTAGATTTTATTTTGCGAAAAAATGTCGGCCTGCGTTAAACTCACGCTTGAAATTTTAATGTGATTGAATTCTGATATTCACACAATTTTGCAACTCACAACAGGTAAATAAGGTGACCTCAAATTGGGAGAACGTTAGtcttttgatattttctttaTAAAGTTATTGTGCTTCGCAGATTTGCCGCAGCGGAAGATCGCGGCTTGTGTTAATGTAGTATCTTTTTGACACCATTGCAGCTTTATGATTTCTCCGTCCCtaactaataataatagttggcgcaacaatccaattggatcagggccttgaggtgtgttagagcacttcattcaagaccgcaacggtacactaggaggcaatgtggtcagcattgcgctcgcccgagattattaccctgatttgactcaggtactcattcacagctgagtcgactggtatccgacgtcaaatcacgatgcaaattccactgccaccagtgagatttgagccgcgaccttccgtatgacagcctagtgctctaaccactgagctatccggacacttaatTAGCACGAGGCTAAAATTTCGTTAAATACTTGCAGTTATGAGTCATAAATGTGAATTgatatcaatttcaaaatataggATAGGATTTTGATAGAATAAATATCTTGGTTCGTAAGACATGAGATATTACCTACAGGTAACAGTGGGATCTAGCAGtgatgtctgatcacaggataatcagattcgacattgagggtaactccgaaataaaaagaataataaggaatcccaagagaacggattgggaatcctacacaacgcacttgagcaacaacattgcccaccttcaagggggcggtgacatcaagagcgaactggaattagaaacggtggtgaaaaacctcaacacaatcgtcattgacgcatatgaggccagctgtccggctaagacagtcaagtcatcaagggatgtaccaggtggaacaagaacctagccagaatgaaaacagaagcacgaaaactctttaaccgggcaaagcaaaccggggactggggggaagcgaaacggaacagcttcaaggaattctgtgaagggattgaacagatcacagaagcaaccaggctgtacaaggctatagccaaagacgggggaatttcctctgtctgcttgaaaaaggaagatgggacatttgccgagaatgaggaggacagggtacacctgctcctcagaactcatttcccggggtcctacccctcggtggcaggcgacaaccgtctgcctgacaccccaacaacgaataaaaggggaaggaaggagagctggaaactagcaaaagaggtatgctcagaagctaggctaagatgtgcagtgggaacttttaaaccaatgaaatctcccggagtagatggcattttcctagcaattatccagagaggcctaggaattatcttagagtctcttctgagggtggtaagggggagcatagcattgggttacataccaatggcatggagacgggcaaaagtggtctttattctaaAAGCGGGTAGAACGGatcattttcaccctaaatctttcagaccaatctgccttacatcgttcgtactcaaaacgctggagaaggtcatagacaattatattagaactaacgttctaaagcgtaatcccctacatcactgtcaacacgcttatcgGGCAGTACggccaactgaaactgctctgtatcagctgacagaggtactatgggacgccatagaaacaaaagaaatggcACTgtagcattcgacaacacatcgcacacagagatacaggatgccctgagccgcaaaggaatgggaaacaccctggcaccctggatgggcaaaatgctagaaagcagacaaatagaggtaccgacaggtacaaattctattatcatgaacacaactcaaggctgtccacagggtgtaGTAGTAccatcgccgctgatgtggagtatggtagtggatgaactcctggacgtgttaacaaatactggaatacaagtccagggatacgcggacgacattgttttaatccgtAGGGGCAAATAtcaagataccctatgtgatagcatccaaactggattaagggttactagtgcctggtgcaggaaggtgggactgtggatcaacccaaccaaaaccaccatagtaccattcactaggaggcgtaagctggatcacctgagagccataacattacatgatatggaggtgaaacgagaaacagaggtcaaatatttgggaattacgctagaccaaaaattactctggaagacacatgtcggaaagccacgagggctctgatgacttgcagatctatagcaggaaaaaaatggggttgtagcccaaagatattactttggatatatactgcaatagtaaggccaatgattacctatggagcggtaatctgggcagaaagaacccaactcagcacacaatccagggaattacataagctccaaaggctggcttgcatgtgtatcagtggggcaatgaggacatgcccaacggcatccctggaggtccttctgggattaacccctctccatctgcagatacagatgcaggcaaggagatcaatattcaggatggccggtagtatgagtgaggcggggagctgcctaaatcgaaggaagattaatattctttctaggcggtatcccgaattactgataccaagggataacatgacaacgaggtttcacttcgataagaagtttgaaacacgttcgagtaacaaggcaaactgggagagcgtggctgcgacatacagcttaaaccagcaactgattacttggtacactgacggatccctcacagcagaaggagcgggtgccggtgtcattgggccaaggaaaatgtactttgagccaatggccaggtacactagcatattccaggcggaaatatacgccatagacaaatgtgcctactttaatctgcaaaggaactacagggggtagaACATAACTATTCTGACctatagccaagcagcgatcaaggcacttaggtccaaccaggtgaactctaaactggtatgggaatgccttaagagactgaatacactcggctcgtccaacaaggtctcaatactttgggttccaggccatgctgggttggaaggcaacgaggagGCGGAAgaattagccaagaagggagcagggacgcctttacacgggccagaacccttctgtggaatcggaaacggtttcatagccatgaatctaagaaatgaagagaaacggttaagggaattatattgggcgggcctaccagtgatgaagcagtccagggtgtttattgtgggatacgaacccatgcgcacaaaggattgcttaaacctcaccaaaaagaacctccgaatcatagtgggaattctcactgatcattatcggctgaactatcacctagggaagctagggatatctacggacactgcctgcaggttttgtgagaaggaggacgaaacctttatacacgtcctgggacagtgtcacAGTGTCACTTGTgcgaagtaggtcgagacatctgggagaacacttaataccagatgcaaagctgaaagatctggaagtagggaacatactaaagttcctaacggttacaggcctgcttgagatactatgatcaataggtacactataaccagtaaaaggggcacaatagttcttcaaggacgcggtgcgactttcccttaacagaataataataataataatacaggcAACAGTGAGAGTGAAGTTATTAGTTTCTTCATTTACACGTCACATTTTAATGGTTTTGTGGTCACACCCGACATTTGATGAATCAAATActtgtaaaatttttgtttttcggtttttttaaaaaaaaaatttatagtgggcctttattttatctttttaaaaGTAAATATCATTACtgttaatttaaaatgaaaataaaaaactctCAGTTaaaaaaccgaagtggtcattttttcaacccgtcaaaactttggaaacttttgTTTTAAAAGCAGTTTACAACTATAACAATGTGAAAAATGGAGTAATTTTTTGTAACATTTTGTTGAATAGGCTTTAGTCTTTCTTACTATTTCACATCTTCGCGGAATAGATTGAGCTAAGTTCATTATTACATCACGATTACGATTCAGTTCAGGACTCTGAGAAGACCAGGTTATTTTTGTAACTTGGTAGTCATTCTGAACAAACTTGGACGTTTGCTTAGGACCGCTTTTCTGTGAAAAGACCCAGTATTTTCCCATCTTGTTATGAGCATATAATAACATGTGCTTTCCCAAAACGTCACAATACATTGACGATCTCATAACTCCTTCAACTTGAGTTAACGGACCAACACCATTTTAAGAAAAGCACCTTATAATAAATGTTAGTGCCGAAAATTTcacgcaaaagtgatatcagccCCAGATCATTACGCGTCTACCCCATGCTTCTTTATGGGTACTTTGGATAGTTGCAGACTCCACCTGGATGGCGAACATATCTAATCCCATAAGTACCAAAGAGATTAAGCTCGCTTTCGTTGCTCCACAAAACACGACTCCAATCAGCGACTGATCAATCTTTATGAGTTTCCGCAAGTAtctatctttcatatttttcttcgaAATACAAGGTTTTTTTGATGGTCCTCGCTCCATTAGTCCATTTTTACTAAAAGTTATTATAATTAGGCCATATTAGTAAAAATCAACTGTTTCACAACCGCAAAAGAGGCTGAGCAGCTGGTGTCGATATTTAAACATTGTAAAATTCAGCAGCTTCTTTCGAACATGTGTACTATTTTTGTGCAAATTGTCTCGCGCAACGTTAACCAAGGAtctgcgcattgatttcgttaagtTAGTTATTCATCCACCTCCTTTTGAACGATCCACCGTACGGCTTTCCCTGCGTTTTTATGGACtctccattaataataataataatcgttggcgcaacaatccatattggatcagggccttgaagtgtgttagagcacttcattcaagaccgtaattcAGAATagcctgcaggaggcaatgtggtcagcattgcgctctgatttgactcaggaactcattcacagctgagtcgactggtatccgacgtcaaatcacgatgcaaattccactgcctctCCATTGCGCAGATTTTGTGACACCAAAAACCACTCCGATTTCTCATAAAGTGTTACCATTCTCGATTGCACTTATCATAGGTTCCTTTATctcatttgaaattattttagtaCGAGGCATCTTTTAAAAACTGTAATATCCAACTTAAAGAAAAAAGCTTATAAAGTTTTGACCGATTAAAATTTGtacgattttaatttttcttgattttgttttattttttaaaaatttaaattcacaGCAAAAACATATATGcgaaaaaatatgcaaaaagcttcagtgcaaaaaaaaattttgaaatacatcaaaaaatagaaatttcagaagcatttgattctcttcaCAGAGAAGTTTCCGTTTTGAACCTGCTGCAGATGATAAACTCATTCCATACTCAATAATATAACATTCTCTGATTTTGACGTTTTTTTACAACTTGGGTGGGTTATCATTTTACTTTATTGTCATGTGCATTGGCGGATTAAAAACCGTTTGCTGTTGAAATGACTCATGCATAAAGAGAAGCATCTTTCTTTATCAGAGCAAATAAGTTGACGGAACTGAAGCTTATCTCGCAGCAACCAATACGGGATGGGATGGAATGAGCCCTTCCCTTTCGCTTACATTTCTTGTTCCAACGATCGAGGAATTACATCAGTGAGGGCACCTAGATGGAAGCGACACTCATAGTTAACTTAGCATTTCTTCTTCGCTCCCATTTTCATACACGCTAATTACTTTTGACCTTATCTGATTTTCTCAAGCAATCTATGGGTAAAGCGTTATTCTGTAAATCCTGAAAATTCAGTCAaaggaaaagaaatttacataaaaatgcGAATTTTCATCTGTTGCATACATAGCACGTAGTACACGGGGAATCCCTAAAGCTATTTCCAATGCATAAAATGGTATTATTCGAGGAATGTTATGCCATTTAGGCGATAAGTTCTCAAGACATGGCGTTGAACAAAGAAATTTCTCAACTGCGATGCCAACCAAGAAAAACAAAGATGTTGTGCAGTCATACCCTTACAAACTGTATAATTTCTAGTTGGTCTATTCCTAATTTGACACTCAGCAGGGCGAAGATCCGACTTTATGGAAAAATCAATCGTATGTTCCCGAGTCACACAATATTTTCCAGAAAATGACGCCAATCCCATGACATACCGTGACAAATGCTTCAAGAGCTGATTCTTAATGATTGACACCATCGCTCCACTTGTTTGTACCGCGCGTTTTCAAAGTTTTTCCCGTCAATAGTTTCACTTATCCAAAACAGACACAATACCCACGACTGCACCAACTGACATTTTCACCCTGTCTAATGACAAACGCCATGACAGGTCAATAGAAAGCAACAAGAAACAAACACGACGACTCCAAACGAACCATACGGTGCACTCACGAAGATTTGACAATTAGCTCTGGACTTTGTCACTGTTAAATTACAGCTGCGTGACGTATGGGGTTTGCGAGCCTCGCGAAGCCCACGATGACAAGCGCAGCGAATGTCGTTCTTTTTGCCGTCTGAGCGTTTAATTGACAAAACGCAATTTTGAAGAGGTAATTACTTAGCAAATACTTTATGTAATTGGATACATTGTATGCAACGTTATTTAATGGAATATTCTCTTTGTTCCTCAGTTGATTTGACATTTCGTCGCAATGCGAAGGCGATCAAAAACTAACATAATGCTCGCTGTTAGACGCAAACCGCAAACACACTTGGCGAGTGTCGTGAACGTCAAACGGGTCAAACGGCCAAACGGCACTCAGCGAACTTGTGATGCAGTTCATTGAACTACGAGTACGAGTCATGGAGAATGCTAGAGCAACATAGAAAATGGAACTTCCATGAAGTAGCTAAagccaaaaacaaaatattttagattagattttattttcaaaaacaagTGAAATTCATAAATATTAGTAGTCTCGTGAACGCGAGACTACTAATTGCCCACCGCGATTATCAGCTCATTTTTTCTGGCAGTGCTGAGTTGACATCTATCCAAAAACATAGAATCTAAATGTCATTTTGACTTATATCAGCGGCAGGTGTCCCCGGCTGTCAAGTTGCAATTATTCCCGGTTTGCATGCTATGCTGGCTTTTTTTGGCTCGCGTGAATGTAGAAAAGTTACAACCTCGTCTTTAACTGTTTATCTGTTTTGTTGCTTTCTATAGTGATATTGGAAATGGTGGAGTTAATGAATGGTATTTTGTCCCGAGTGATCGGAGAGAACTGCACGGAACGCTATCTAGTCGACTATGATTTTTTCGATGGTAATTGTCTGAGAGATTTTAGATTAAAACACATTGACCGCAGTTGCGTCAGAACTCGAATTTAAATAGAAAACATTTGGCACTTCTAGTGATACCACGTTAAGGATCTGGCGCACATCTACTCAGTGCCTCACTATGCTTTGTGGCATGGTGAACGCGTAATCCCATTTGCATTGATTAACTAATTGATTGGCACACGTAGGAAATGCGCTGAGATACCGGACAGCGGGTTCTCGAACCGGATAACTTTACACATATCAAATCAAAGATTCAAATTCGGTACAAGAACCTAAAAGTTGTGCACTTATTAGTTAACCCCTCTTGTGGCAGCAGTTTCGATACTCACCGCGTTAGGTTTTATCTGGTGATTACACGGGAAAATCTAATTTGCTCCGTAAAGTATATTATTAAGCGATGGCCACTTAGTTTCTAAAGAATTAATAAAATACACAAATGTGCATTCAAGGGTTCGTTGGAATTCCAATTGTGGGAATGGGTTGTTTTTGAGTCTTGGGGGAAATCAACATGATCCGATGCAGGAAATATAGTGCTTGGAAATGGTTCGATTATTGTCGGTTGGGCTACAAGCCAACAGTAAGAAGGCCCACTGCGAAACAAATGCGTGTGGGCGGACAGACGAacttgtttttttaataaaagacTGACTATCCATTTGTCCGAAAATTCATCAAATTTACATATTGCAAAAAGATTGCATTTGCAAATATCGTTTAcgtataaaataaataacataCATATTCTATATTCCTGATCATTCCCTTAAATATTCACGAAGAACTAAAGAAACTATTAAAAAGTTGGAAGATATATTCTTAACAGCATTAAAAAATAACTTTATTGATAAAAAGGTTCAAAGCATGCTTTCATGTTCCGCATTTTCTAGATTTTCCGAATACACAGGATCTTCGGAGATTCCGTTACCAACTTCTTTATATGTTATGTTTTGGACTGCTCGCGAAAACACATTCGTACAATTCGATTTTTGCAGGCTGACTGATGCCATGCTGAATTAACAGATAGTACCACAAGATTGTAGCCTTTATCTGAAATATGTTGCCGCAAAATTAGTCTCCAGCCTATTAGGCCAGTGAAACTTGGGTGATCATTGCGGATTAAGAATATTGCTGGGTGTGTCGTTACTTGGAACTGAGCCTTCATACTTGAACTGGTTATTGAAACACTCTGAGAGGCTTTCCGAGCCTCTTGTTAAATGAAACGCCGAAACTTAACACTATTCCCGTGAATTCATATCATTGGACGTTGCAAAAGAAACACGTTCTACAAGTTTTCTACAACTTTATTACAAGTGTTCGGATAGTTGAGCGGTTACAAGCGAAAGTCGCGTTTTAAATCCGAATACTGGCAAAGGATTTGTATCCCGACTGGATGTCAAATGCCGGTGGACGCAACTGTAAGTACCTAACTGAAACCAGAGTAATAATCACGAGAACGCGCAATACTGATCACATTGTTTCCTACAGTGTATCGTAGTCATATCGTGTTTCGTCGACAATCCTGGATGAAGTGCAAATTGGTTTgtcgcgccaacaattattatttccgagttgtcag is a window encoding:
- the LOC119646554 gene encoding LOW QUALITY PROTEIN: UHRF1-binding protein 1-like (The sequence of the model RefSeq protein was modified relative to this genomic sequence to represent the inferred CDS: substituted 2 bases at 2 genomic stop codons), coding for MVSIIKNQLLKHLSRYTKNLSPDKINLSTFRGEGDLSNLQLDENVLTELLELPSWLRLTSAWCNHVSFRISWTKLKSVPITLLLDEVNITVETCERARVETPGVAGLQGLSVPQGKYSFIHKVIDGITVVVNTVNVKFKSPAFTASIQMSRIRVESKTPKWMNGDLRMTRLKDAQRGLILIFKELSWQTVRIEASSTQDTSLTPLRLLTNQARCRITIRKKLSDCSVLASRLVLILDDLLWVLTDSQLKAALHFVDSLYDLIKTSTHVSQKTKAQKKLETLPEYQAQIAQQHRQSHQTAVSSSQKMFNTFDVHETSYHFFSQRIDLHLCDDEGEGRSCYPELADGGALQISVQGFQVDYYPYHLAKSDRTHWAKYKEATVPPALWLEQSLNVFREAVLNLCQPNRPSSHAPLERTTPLSPQQPLSPSQLLQSQASQSGASTPSNGVSSSASNANKNVLANLAKLMSACAVLRIEDFTLYRVTTSGKKQMPKEFIAAKQKRKSKSGDKDRYSFPPEMPIIHAEFTYFYYPGDFIFPLPPSKVFVYANPVQINFDLSSVIWFNSFALNLHESLLRTSVVTKTNSAVPSKSSSLASSSSVSEEPSLLYMDVKVEAIMPRIIIESSVDVSNQRDRPRTMQIQISRFTTTNIREMGSSRADLAQALQSLQEGSLVFGSGFPSACGDMCIVTDRILSHVAASDVTPMSQDDLTISSFSRYAMWAEPRDVWCMKLDPVWIEFLGAKSLGQGKTIPFVDAVPITLWIHGKPETVRTESIXIGLILYFLSXQVRNQSTNPFADLGDVPNATLAGVVRPEYSPQISLDYHHKTVAKEDENVADLHAIAHVSNLVSVQIDHYQFLFLLRLAEEMTELTTFLSLDSQRILQKQDVNKSIIFGCVIPQVEVTLVMPSQTPGKESSGGDAESVLPDSASLGDDLHMNSANTTWQTPLSLDQVKQGNNYGSVESPSPITNEPPSSLEVAHVSNPNTHGYNVQIQNSPVQNQKPEPQGVSSTSKGTRNRNSLTDTNFSKELNSGLLSMKKGFSNFMTSIDSALKQGGPDDASDTFSVYSDVSSDSESFTIIMGEDKPADCMDVMFRLNPFTNDVNLKVSPVEVASEVCEEPNIKTNMSSPSEPSEGSSWRRRDLVSMATFRLTTVEVIKENKGYSSSIRLQVSALSCDECGAIPWDELQMKFGARCRAWNIAAYNPEASPCIQMRLEEVLTPPDNIGPVKDKNIFKSWFSNHADIRVKDLSMDLSMSTVIGLGDLVEDEIITKPLPLNILLDNVKINLIEDRPPVNITSPGPVPINLAIGKMKLIRDESGIIHIQPEKSPSENSTADKTPNSLQKEKERDRELLSLQLVMQQLKLDNENYKKQLTSARESLECNRLKARQENELLRANLKAAQDERNMLLETVKSLQQQINAAEIIKKSDGNR